The window cttttaaattttaaagttcaatTAACACTCACTTCTTTGAATATAGGAAATGGCATCAATCAAGGAGAGATATTTTGTATCCCCTGAATTCCccattattgttttttcttttaagctgTACCAAGGATTCCATCTAGACCCAGATGACTGTCAAGAGGAATTATCGAAGCTTGTCGTTCTGCTGTTTTGGAGAGATGTTGACTTCTTCCTTATCAGGGAAGGTAAGTGATGCTCTTTAGTTCCAAAACCTTCAAATCTCAAGTGTGTGAGCAGAAGCCTCTTCACTACAATTATATACAGAGCTTTCTTTTGCTTTGCATTCAGCTTTGAAATACTTGATCAAAAATGACCACCATCCTGATCCTGCTTTGAACATTGTATCTAGGTCAGAGGCTTCTCTAGTCATCACAGCAGTTTCCACAGTGTGACAATCATCTTCAAGGTCACAGTTTTCTAGCAATTGGGAAAGATGCattctttcatttccatttcgAGGCTTCAACTCATCCTTATAATAACTGAAACCAAAGcattctaaaggttttttttttaaatcatatgtaCATGGGCAGATTCTTTTACAAATCTGTGATCTCATATGTGTGGCTATTCTCACACCTTTGACCTTCTCATTGGTGAAATTACTGTGGGTCCTGGGGTCAGGGAGACCTAATTTAAAATCCACTTTTAGattcttactagttgtatgatcctgggcaagtcacttaacctctcttggcctagTTTTCTCCATTGTAAAATGGCTACAATAACACCTGTCACAGAGTACagtgagaatcaaataatataaaaaatataaaatactctgtaaCCCttgaagcactatgtaaataataacaattattaacaacaacaataatcataatcataataactatTCCAGGAGCGTTGCTGCTTGTTGCCCATCTGTGCCTCTCCATTCTACAAAACTCTTTCCCATGTTGTTTCCTACATTTGCCACAGGACATTGCCCCAACATTTTTGCTgtcttccttgttttctcttgACCTAAGGGGGTTGCTAATGGAGCTTAAAGGTAGTCCATCAGTCACTCTCCCACTTTCGTTGTTTGAATAATTCAACTTCCTATCTATATATTGCTTAGATGAgagttttacttttgttttaccttgaaattccatgtttatAATATGCCACCCCCACCTATGTCACACATGACTGATGCCCAGATGATCTTCAAGTTCAGTACTTTCAACATTAGTTTTCCATGTCTCTCAATCATATATCATCCCAGCTAGAATATCTATCCCCACCTTTCTTGTTGAAAGAAGAGTCTATGGgttgcatatatacacagattATCAGAACTCAAGTTCTAAGTaatacaaaccaaaaaaaaaaatgaagaatcaaaACTTAGTCCCTTCCCTATAGGGATTTCTATTCTCCCtgatacacagaaaaaaaaacagttaagttGTGAAAAGAGAGGGAACTAAATAGAGGTTATATGAAAAACTTCAAGTAGGAGTGTTAACCTAACATGAGCCTTGATGTAAGCTAAGGATCCTAAGAAGTTGGTTTTTAAGGGATAGGATTTCAGGCGTGAGAGACCTAGAGCCAAAGGTCAAGATAGGATGGAAAATGCAAAGTTAAGATAAAATCAAGTTTATCAAATGGACAGAACTATCAAGGGCTAAAAATGAGGGTTATTAAATTAgctccacaaacatttattaagcaccaactatgtaaaAGGACGATTATTCTGTCTATTGGGATCAATTTGCAGTTCCTCTGCCATTTTTACTATAATAATTTCTCCGATTTGGTTTATTGATATCCTTCAAGAATTTTGTCAGGACTAATGATAACAAACTTCCATTAAATGTCTGGCTGGAGGCAAACTGAGTTTTTATTTTGTGCCAGCCAAACACTATTTATGGTTACAGTGAAATAAGTGGTAGTATGAATTACCAGTAAAATTGTTCCAGCTTTGTGTGACATGTAACAGGCTATCACCAGGAAAATAATTAGAGTCATTAAAAAATCTTCTTTAGCTCAAAATTCAGCAATTTAAGCTCATGTGAAAGTCTAACATGCATTTTATAAATCCTTTTATGAAGACCATGTTGATAACTGGAGTCTTTATGACAGTAGCTGACAAGTAATTGCTTAAAGGCCCAGTGAATATCTAGAAAATATCAGGACTGGGGGCACAGAGAGATGATGAGGAGAATACAAggttgtgtttttggtttttttcctgacATGGTGAAATGATGATTTTAAGTAGTGATGTTAGTCACAAGTTTTAGCAATAAAGATTAGAAAATATCTAGgatatatgcatacaaacatatacacatataatagctattttatatatgtgcatataaacatttctatatgcatataagcatatatgtgtaattatgcatatgtgtgtaaattgcataatatataagcatatatacatatgatatatatttttgtacaatatatgtatacaaaacCTATTTCAGACAAGTTTATAGGTCTTGGCACATTTAGAGACATGCTAAGCTTCCTCAAATGGGAAtcaaagatctctctctctctcacacacacacacacacacacacacacacacacacacacacacacacacaccagaaaaaGTTTCAAAGTTTCTGTGTCAAAAATTTAGAgggccttcttcttcctcctactgCCCTCGGGATCCAAAGAAAAACCTGTCCAAACTGTCACATTTTTATACTACTAGAGAGAGGATTGAAAGCCCACTCTCTGGCTGGAAGACTTAATAATGACTTCtcaatgttttgttttctattttttttaaaggccctaCTTTGTTTTCCTAATACCAGCTTACTGCTTTTGAGCATGACATTCTGCAAAACCCAGAACACTAAAAAAAAGACAGTaatcaatcttcattcttctttgttctttcttctccatcatccttttcctttcctcgtttccctttcctttcctcctcctcttttgtTCTCCTATCCTTCTGTCACTTTTttgcattctttctctttctatttctccttcctcatttccttccttccttccaggtttttcagggttATTTTTCCTGTAAAGAATAGTCTTATAACTATTTTCCAAAAATTCAGAGACAAGGATAAAAACATGTGGCTACCAGGGTAGCATCTGTCACATTATTATGTTTCAGCTGCAAAATGTGGAAACATGACTTTAGTTATCTGCTTCATTCCTTGTGTTGTCAAGTGTGTGCATCTGAacatacaaaatactttttttatgtTCATTGTGTTCAgtgttggggggaggagaggctTGGGTGGTGACCTGCCTGGCTTCTTCCAAACCTGTGCATTCAGCACTTGAGTTCTCATTAGCAACTTGTTGGCACAGCTGGCACCTGGGCATTCCTCCTTTAATTAATATTGTCAAGAATTCTGGAAAGCCATACAAAGAGACTtccggagcctctgaatcagctgcagctgcAGCTAACTCAACtctcagtctggtgagagggtggagcagttggccagggggataTTATAaggtctctgctggaactgaaGTGGAACTCTAATGTTTTTCCCAGGCTCTTATACAGAACACAATCTTGGGTAGTGGTCCCaggtggggaggggtgaaagCATGCCTGCACTTACAACCAAAGTGAACCAaatttgtttccaggttaaagagcaagcagcttGTGGTTACTTCTAGACCAGAATGCAGGCCAAGTGAGCTGAGAATGTGCCTCTCTTTAATTCTTACCACTTGGGACCCCCGAAGCTTGGGATAATGCATCCTGGAGGCAGTTCCTCACTgtaagaaggagtcaaaagtcaagaaacaggccggcaagatgagcagactgaAAAAGGTGCAgaccatataaagtttctttggttaaaaggaagatcaaggtagACCCCTCAGAAgtggatagcaacatcagggctcctaacatccaaaatttccaagaaaaatatgaattggtttctgGCCATAGAAGTgctgaaaaaggactttgaagataaagtaagagggggcagttaggtggcacagtggacaaagcaccagacctgaattcagaaggacctaagtttaaatctggcctcagacacttgacacttactagctgtgtgaccctgggcaagtcacttaaccctcattgccccacaaaaaaagaaagaagataaattaagagaggtagaggaaaatggaaagaaaaatgagagtgatgcacagtagtcataaaaaaaaaacacaacaatttgataaaccaaatggaaaacctctctgaagaaaataattgcctaagaactaggattgaacaaatggaagctagtgactttataagaaaccaagaaaaaataaagcaaattcagattaataaaaaaaatagagggcaatgtgaaatatcttcttggcaAAACAGCTCATCCGGAAAATAGATcatggagagataatttgaaacttattgaactacctgaaaaccatgatcaaaaaaagagcttagacatcatcttctgaaagactgtcagggaaaactaccctgatatacTAGACACAGAAGGTAAAACagagattgaaagaatccaccaatcacctcctgaaagagatcccaaaatgaaaactcccaggaacattttagccaaattacagagctcccagatcaagtagaaaatattgcaagcagccagaaagaaatatttcaagtactatggagccacagtcaggatagcacaaaatctatcagcttctacaatGAAGGAttggagggtatggaatatgctattccagaTGTCAACGGAATTGAGATTAaaagcaagaatcacctacccatcaaaattgattataatctttcagggaaaaaatgggacttcaattaaagagaggactttcaggcattcttgatgaaaagacctgaacataatcgaaaatttgactttcaaatacaagaccttagagaagcataaaaaggtcaatgaaaaagaaatcatgagggatgttaaaagattaaactgtttacattcctatatgggtagatgatacttctaactcataagaactttttcagtattaggacagatgataggaataattTTAGACCAAGtgcacaggtgagaattgattatgaatagaagatatatgtaaagcatttttttggtttattttttgtgtgtgtgtgtggtgggggtggtCAGGGTTGAGTGGCAAGCCTGTAGTCAAGAAggtggtgagtgtcttgtgtctgaggccgcatttgggctcaggtcttcctgggtcaAGGGCAGGTACATTgccaactgtgtcacctagctgccccatgatgacatctttagggtaaaattgaggcgggagaggattgcactgggggagggggatggggaaagatagaatggggtgaaatctcacatgaaagaagcaggaaagggcttatggagtgggggaagagatggggaaggaatagggcagtgaatgagccttatactcaccaaattggctcaaagaccttactatGATCAGAGAtggctcaaggatggaataacatacacattcaattgggtggagtaatctatctgaCCCTgcaggaaataggaagggaagattTTAAGgaagagaggtgaaagaagggaagacagtgagggaggggcagtcagaagcaaaacacttgaggagggatagagtaaaagaatgtagaaaatagagtaaatatcattgggaagtataggatggagggaaacagttaccaatagtaactggaaaaaaattttgaagcagaggcaagagtaatttAATGTGAGAATTGAAATAACACCCCGTGCTGGGAGGGACatagtgagctctggcctgaaaagaaaccatacATCTTTAGTTTCCAGaaatgacctttctggggtttcaaagatAGATCAGCaacaggaagtgatgtttgccatCCCGTGGgtcttgtcaatcagagctaccaaccaattggcttggggctctgtttgtgtgtgtgtgtgtgtgtgtgtgtgtgcgcgcttGCCCGTGCGTGAGGGCGGatagccctgtttcctgtttcacaggaggcttctgggaggagcaagGCTTTTTCATTGCCCGGATGGGGCTTGGCAGCAGAGGCAGGCAGGATAaggagagcaggcaaatctcatactttatcacgtgtttctctttactaacccctaatctactttaataaatactttaaaagtctaaactcttcctaaagcttctaatttaaggtgaccactcattagattttagacatcatagctagaattttaggcccttacagtaagatgatgatgatgatgacaacgatgataatgataataatattgattgatggatggatggatttatgatcattggaggaagatgaggattgattgaggaggaGGGGGACTGACTGATGATTGAccatgatgatgacaatgaaaacAAAAGCTATGGTACTTagtttgctgggctattgtgaagaaaatcctcTTTCAGGTAttagatattatataaatgttatctaatagttgttgaaataatcaaccttatgggtttattataaggtaatctctctttaaagtactatataaatatagtttactattttaaaaaaaatgatgagcaggatgctatctgaaagacctggaaggacctgcatgagctgacacaaagtgaaatgtactgtatacaaaataacagcaatattgtgagatgatattctgtgaatgacttggttattttcaggaatgcaatgatccaaaacaactctcaagatcttatgaaaaatgtaatccatctacagagagaaaactaatggtatctgaatacagattgaagcataatttttttgttagttcctttatctgaagttttgtttttttctgttttctttcacaacctggctactaatgtgaaatgttttacatgactgctaatgtatagcttatattgaattgctcgagttcttgggggagggggaggaagagaatttggaagacaaagttttttttttttaattgatgtcaaaatgtgttttttacatgtaatttggggaaaataaatttctaaatacaaaaaaaaaaagaattctggaaagAGAGTCAATGAACTTCAGCCTTAATTCCACCTCTGAACATGTATTAGTGTATGATCgtggcaagtcatttcccctagTTTTCTCGTTGGTACAACAAGGAGATACATGGAGTTATAGCATCATGGATAGAGAGATTGGCATGGGAAGGGAGGTTTAAGATCATCAAGTACAAGCCTCTAATTTTAGGATGAATAAACCTGAGTCCTAGAAAGGGTAAGCttactgcccaaggtcacacaagttaggTTAGATTAGAAGCAAGAATGGAACCTTGTAtctctaaattcaaatccagcacttttttCAAAACACCCCAACCATCATGTTAAGACCAACTGGTTAGTGACAAGGCCATTTTTCAATGGGTTTGAATTATGGAATTAACTTatgaatggaaaatgaaaattcctCTATGTTGAAACTGGGAGAAAGTAAAGACTCACCTACCCAATCGCATTTTATGAATAGTCATGCTAAAGGCCAGATGGTATTGTCTTAGTATACTGATAAGAATTCAAGCTGTGGCTCTTCTTCCCTTGAGCCGTCCTAGGTAATCAGTTAAAATGGTGAGGTACTCTCTTGatccagagaaccccacaaaatcaTGCAAGTCAAGGGGTTCAAATCTCCGGGTCCACTTCAAGAATACCCATGAAACAGCCCAAGCTATCAAAGGCATGCACATCCGAAAAGctaccaagtatttgaaagatgtcacatTGAAGAAACAATGTGTTCCCTTCCGTCGATACAATGGTGGAGTTGGCAGGTGTGCCCAGGCTAAGCAGTGGGGTTGGACACAGGGTCGTTGGCCCAAAAAGAGTGCTGAATTCTTGCTGCATATgcttaaaaatgcagaaagtaaTGCTGAACTGAAGGGTTTGGATGTGGATTCTCTTGTCATTGAGCATATCCAGGTTAACAAGGCTCCCAAAATGCGGCGGCGTACTTACAGGGCTCATGGCCGAATCAACCCATACATGAGTTCCCCTTGCCATACTGAGATGATACtgactgaaaaggaacaaattgttcctaaaccagaagaggaggttgctcaaaagaaaaagatatcccaaaagaaactgaagaaacaaaagcttatgGCACGGGAGTAAATGTGgcattaatatgcaaataaaagtggAAAACCCCCTTTATccttaccataaaaaaaaaaaaaaagaattcaagctGTGGATTCACAGGTGATGAGTTCCTAACCCACCTCTGACTTcctactttgtgaccttggacaaattctCTTCATCTAGAtggatttcagttttctcatcttcaaaaggaGGTAGTTGAAATAGATGGATTTGGGGGGCCCTTCTAGCAGGAGAGTGATTATCCTTTGACTTTATGATATCAGAAATCTATTTTACACATACAGAAGTTTCatcataaataaaaagaaggcTCAGACACAGAGAGTCACATAAGATCCTAGAGTAGGCTGGCAAAGGAGCTGATGCTCAAAGTCAATGTCTTCCTCTGCACAATGAACGTTTGGGAAGTCACTGCCAAGGAACaaacacataaacaaacaaaaacaaccctacTAAAGAGAAACCATTTGTAATCATCACAGTAACTGTGTGCCAAGGTACCAATGACTGGAGAAAACACAATGTTCTTTCCAGCAGGTTAAGTGCTCCCCCTGAAATTATGCTTATTGCATTCATTTACCTAATGAAGCTATTTCCCCTCTgaaaactgaatgaatgaatgaatgaatgagtaaatgaactAAGGAAGAGATGAAATTTTATTTCAGCCAAGTCTGTTTTTCTCCAAAAATGTCAAATTAGAATCTGGAAGGACATAATTCTCTCTGCCCCTTTAGAATCCACTCACTCGTAATGCACATCTTCATATAAGAAAACTCCCCAAACCCGTAAATACCTACATATAACATCACAACTCTTGTAGGATCACCAGGAGcacaa is drawn from Dromiciops gliroides isolate mDroGli1 chromosome 2, mDroGli1.pri, whole genome shotgun sequence and contains these coding sequences:
- the LOC122740331 gene encoding 60S ribosomal protein L17-like codes for the protein MVRYSLDPENPTKSCKSRGSNLRVHFKNTHETAQAIKGMHIRKATKYLKDVTLKKQCVPFRRYNGGVGRCAQAKQWGWTQGRWPKKSAEFLLHMLKNAESNAELKGLDVDSLVIEHIQVNKAPKMRRRTYRAHGRINPYMSSPCHTEMILTEKEQIVPKPEEEVAQKKKISQKKLKKQKLMARE